The DNA segment AGAATAACTCTAAATAGGGTTACACATTCAAAAATGGCACATATTTTgaattctgttttaaattaactagaataaacataattatttccctttaaatgcattttttttgtccatttgaaagtgaaaaaatgattgatagaattgagcattaaaacaaatataataagaaTGCCAGAGAGAGAGTTCCAATTCCTGTCTATTTGTTTCCTGTTAAGCAAGGggcatatttcattaatatttttagccagagttatgggcctttctTTACATGTGCATTCTCTAACTCCATGCTGTGTTACTTCCCTTTCAAGTTCAGTAATCACTATCACCATGCAAATGACATGGCCATGGATACATAGATATAGATGGTACAtaaattatctttgattttgaaagtattttttttgtatctcGACCTCCATTCACTttgaattattgaaatgttataaaaactATCCCAAAATagagaaaatatatgttttataaaaagaatatacAGCTGAATTCCGGCTATACTCGCTCATGGTGACAGAGATCTATTTGGcttgtcaagggagatcactgcatAAGAGAATGGTACGTTTCTATAGTCTCTGGTTAGATATGAACACGGttgcatttgaatatcttgaatggtttttgaGTTTTGGCAAAGGTCAACAtaatgcagaatgatgtttaaCAAGACACCAAGGCTTTGGCATCACCTTATTTTGTTTTCTGGGTACAAAAGACAGGCTGATCCAgttaaagtaaagaaaatgtAGAACTTTAAATTCCTAGTATCAGAACCTTCGTATATTCTACGTAATGCATTAAGATTAGCTTTATCAGATCTTGTATGATTGTGTATCGCTTAAAACTGCCTGATTGCCAGTTCAATTGCGCCTGCTTTTTGCCTGGCTTCACTGTTAGATAGGAAGTATGAAGGGAATTGTTAAAGTAATGGCATGGCTTACTAGCAAGTCTGTTTTTCGAGGGGAAAAAGGCGAGGAAAAAGGTGAGGAAAAGGGCGAGGTGTTTTTGGTTTTTTGGCGTCATTCTTGTCAGTGTTGTTTGCAAGtgtgaaaaacattgaaaagttGTTCAGATGACCAGATATGGATGCTGACTAATGCTTTGTGTTCAGTGGGAAATGCTCCCCGAATGCGTTTATATTAACAAGTGCGCAAAAGCGAGCttctaaatattttacttaataaaacCGATAAATGACTGAAAGGATTGTTTTTTTACCAAGTaaaagttagatgacatgaagtgaattctaaatgattaagaatggacggagtgagcgtagcgaacgagtccttcttaattattaaaaattcacttcatgtcatctaactgacttagaatacaacctcattggttgatacattgtcaacgcaaaatctgacgcagggagtgtgtatcggatgattggcaGTAAACATGCGCGGAAGttgaaaatcttaatgattaagtctactacttaatggttgcctatctgcaataTCATTgcctgaaaatgtaggttgtattctaaatctAAAAGGCATAACATGTTCAAAAAGTGCGCGTATTGTAGGTGTGGATTCAATCCCCACCtgaggggtactttctcatcaCCTCTCTAAAAGACACCAGTTTCAGTTTCTTCCCAGGAAACAAATTTGAAAGTCATTCATATCAACTTACAGTTTTCTTCACAATCAAGTGcaaatgaatttatataaactaaatgattttcaaatgaaacttgataaacATGTCAATTAAGCCTAAAACACAGAATGGTTGTCCAGTTACCACATTTGTCAGCACACAGCATACTCACTTGTCAGAAAGGCATTTATAATTCCTGGCATATGTGAGTCTGGTTTGTAGTCACAAAGCTTGACATGTGGGTTTTGTTTGGGTGCTGGAGTAACCCCTCAAAACCAAACCACACTTTGGATCAACATCAAACCTTGCAAATGGTAGCACTGGACTTGAAGGATATATAGTGAGTCAAatcatttaatacatgtatgtcactgTCAACTTAAAATGCCCCCAAAAGTATTTTCTGTCTATTGACTGTACTGTGTTTTACCTATACTGATGTTTTATGGGAAATGCAAAGAAGGGGCTAGTCTAAACATTTTTTACCTTGTCTGTTTTCATTGCCTAGTCGACAGCAGTGGCATTGGCCTTGTTGTTTGTGTTGGGCAATATCTTTGGCCAGGGGGTgtttcaaaaacagatttttatcataacttcaattatcttaaatctgtattaaCACAACAAATGGCAACACatcaatatttcttattttctcatctttgtattcatttattttactggCTAATGTTTAATTGGCTCATTTAATATTTaggaaaataatgaaactatgacagataatttcagtttatttctaaaatcgactaagatctttattaaaacagcCACCTGAGCTCGTGAGATTGACATAGGTGTAGCTTTTCTATGACAATCCTAGCAAACCCCATAACTCTTGCTAAAATAGCTATCAAGTACTGCCCCTTTTATCGactgtttaatatattaaattttcaaGATGTgtcatgaaaatgtaaaaagaaattcaTAACTAAATAGACAAagtcaagtttatttttatcagacttttgcaattatatataattttagaatgttaaaTTATCGTTGATCGCTGATTGAAACGAAATAAGAATTTTCTTTGTCACATGAAGAATAGGATATCAGTTAATTTATCTTGTATgtgttattttcttcacaaaatgAGCAAAACGGACAACTATCGCTGATAAAATCTAAAACAGAAAGGAAAATAGATACATTACTATAATTGGAGGTGAAAAAAAGATTAAATCAGAAAACGGCGCCTTTACAAAAGAATTTCAGGGTTAATGACCACTTCCACTATAGCTGATAGGTAAATATTGGTACGAAAACTTATGGAACAATGACGCTTCATTATGCtttcaatatcaaattgttGTCTGTGGAAGGGCGTGGATTTAAACGGTACTACCGTGTATTGCTTATACTGAAACAGTATGCCATAAACATTTCCCTTTGACTGATAAGCTTTCAGGCAGTTAAGTACAATtagaaaaattaaaaagtaattttacaaaaaacagTCCAAATAGTTAATCTAGCTGTCCTTGCACAGCCATGCATTCCATGAACAATCAGCAGCACTGATAAGAGTCCATACTTATTTAATGATGCTtcctatggtcaaggtcactcagTAAATGAGGTACTACCAATGGCAGCCACTGTGAACCAAGTTTAAGGTCATATAATAACTAACCTTGTACTGATGGCAGCCACTGTGATGAGTGGTTCCCAGACTTGATCATTAGAAAACCAACAATAAACCATAACTTTAACATTATGTACCTCTGACAAAAATCATTGTCAGCAACAGGCATGGTACTTTCTTCATACATATGGTGGGACAAAATCtccttttaatgaatatgcatgagacAGGAGAGAccactcttcttccaatgaatttgcatgttacactcaaataatgttcaataactttacaGTGTCGGTAGCCTCTGTGGCCGAAGGCGGACCCGGTTCAACTCGGGCAAtcgccagaatatttttcaaccgtaaagcatctggtacttcgcggaaccaatgaaactgcctcattatttattcatgaaaatgagattttcctagccaaattGCCCACGGTACACAATGAAGCATAGCATAGTGTGTATCGGAAGTATTCAACAATGGACAAAAATATGAATagctatatttttttacatttgttacaTGATTGCTTTCAAAAGATTAGAAAGTTTATCGAAATGAATTTTCCATTATCGGCTGCCATGTACATCTGCCACAAACTTAAGTGTGTATACGTCATTCTAATGTAATTTTATAAGCCATTGACAATTTATTTGCATAACATGAAAACAGAgtaaaagcatatttttattcCCAAGTATGCTTACCTGTTTACAAAAGGAAACTTTCCGGCTCGATGACAAAAGCcttttgaaagtaaattttaaaatgaaatgtaccATCTTAATAGGTAAGATAAGAAAATAAAGATCCAATGTAatgtctttaaaaacaaattttggtacatttgggcctaaaaaaatattggatatTCAAAAGGTTGGTAGAATTATTGATAAAagattcattgttttctttttaaatgatttgatgttgttgtttttttacctaaaataatgtgtttatttgttttggcATCAACGTAGTGATTTTACTTCTGATTTCgataattgttgtttgttttgatacatTAGTAAACACATATGAGATGTATACTCTTCTATCACTTTAGTGAATCATTATTAATGACAATATCTCTCATGACAATATCTCTCAATTGTTTTTCTTGGAAACATTGGGCCAATTACtcagaattttgttaaagttaacaatgttgttaacatcaccgttgttaacttttaaaccaTTAATGCTCTAGAAGTTTAAATGATGCACTTTtgatctgctgtatttttaACAAGATGTTGGACAGCCCTTTCAattatacttgtttatattaaaaagtgTGAGCACATCATTAAAAAGTTCACAATTATAAGTTAACAACATCgttgttaatcacgttgttaactttaacaaagttccaAACAATCGGCCGAAAATAAAAAACCACAACAGACAAGCATAAATCTACAACCCCCGTGTACCCTATCACGAAAATGACCCACGTGAAATTTGTTAATGTCAATAAATGTTGTGCCCAGAAGTTGTGTACCAAATTCTGTGTGTTCCTTCTAAGGCCAAATCCTGTACCCACCCCTGGTTATTTACATCCACTGAAGTACATTGTAATGACTTTTAAATGAACACTTCCTATTGATTTATTGCAGCGTCTTTTTTTGGTATTTGAAATAAGTGACAGTTTCAGTATACTTGAAGTGATTGAAATGTTCCCTTCAACTTCGAGTAGTCTAGGCGGATCATTATTGGTTGCATGCAGCATTATCTTTGTAGGACAAAATGTTGAATCAACTTAAATGTCAAGAAACTGTTTCAGTTCAAATCATGACTATTTAAATACCAACTTTGTATTGAAAAACTTGTAAGAAGGATAGTGctgtttaaaatccaaatatTCTAAAGTTTGTTATTAATggcttttatgttttaatttcaattggTAAAAAGCCATccaatattatataaagtaaTATTAACAAAACCAACAGTATTTGTTGAACAATAAAAAATTGTGTATATAATAGTGCCTTGTACCGTGGTCTGTTTTCAGTTTTCGATCGTCGATACTGACTGTAAGGTAATCATTCTGGCATTGATCGAAGTGAAAGCTTATTGGTTGATCATACATGTAACGGTTAGGTTACGGACATTGTTATCATTGTGGTGAATACGTGAATATTACATTGAGCTGGGTACCATTTTTGTCTAGGGTTAGATAGGTGGGAAGTATTTCTTTGGTCTCGTTAAAACTTGGACGACCGGTGAATTGTGTAGACGTTAGTTTTAATAGACACAAATAACCgggaatatatatttatttctgtagATAGGTTCTTAAAATTTATTGCTATTCAGTAttgtttgtttgcttttaaaGTATCTGATGTGATACTCCGTTGTGATAATTTTGTGTGTGCACACTGGATTTATACTTGGTGAATTCTCATTCGACCAAAAGTTGTAAATTGAACTCGCTCCCGATCTGATAACCATTAGGTGTGTTATTTGTTCTGACAGTTTGGATCTAAGCGTAGTGGAGAAATATACTTCAGGATGGACTATTAGATCTTCTTAACATTTATTTGGTGTGTCACTTTAGCGTTTAGAACTATGTAACTATGTGTTCCGTAGAAAGTGGCAGTGTATAAAAACCTTGAAAAGTTTTTGgattaaattttattatcattcaaTATGAAAGACCGACCAGGATAATAATTTTACCCACAAAGGTATTGAATAAAtactgtatattttattatatattttaaaattgtatgtgaATGAAAAAGACAATACAATAAGTTTGCTATTCAAGGTTTAATATGTAATGTTGTTAGTTGGCTTTCAAAttcttacaaaacaaataatgtcagttgtataattttttaaacaatttaaataaaattaactgATATTTAGTCAGATCAAGTTGGTTTTTTTTCGTTGACATAAGTAtgagatattttgtatttatttctttgtttttgatttGCGATTGTTTCTGTGTCTTTTACACCATCTATATGACAAGGTTTACCAGGGGGGTCAGGgaaggtggggggggggggcaagtATTGGTCATATAAACAGGTGTTTTTATGAACTCACTTTTATGAAAGATTATACGTGACATTTTTGGAGTTTGCAATAATTCTTACACGGCTCTCTTATCAACGGGCATACAACTTTCGTTACTTAATTTGTCCCTTCAAGTGCCACTtccaactttaaaaaaacaaaacaaatacaaagtaatacatttgttgatttttttctgatttttttcttgGGAAAGTAGAAATAAATTGTACACACTTAAGTTTTACCAAGCCTTAGCAGAAAAATTCAATTAATCTTCACAACatggtaaattaatataatgtgaaaaaaacaacccaAAACCGAATCTTATCCTGGATGGATGCATGCAATTCCATACACCTGTTCAGGAgtgaaatttgttttatgtatgcCATTGagttaattgtgattattttatttcagcagtatttaattcatgttttgaacatattcattaaattgcATATTGATAATATACAATGATTACAATTTGAGGAGACAACACATCTAAGAAATGGGAACTTTTTATTGACCTTTTTCATTGGCCGATCTTTCCTGATAAAAATCACTctgtgtttttcattaaaaatatatacatgtcaaCTTCAAAATCATGTACAATCATCTATAAATTGCTTTCTTATTGTTGCTTACAGGGTGATGAGTAGAAATAACAGCAGAGGTCAGGTTGGCCCAGGGGGGGGCGGCGGAGGAATACCCTCAGTGCGTGTACAGATGGAAACCCCGCAGCCCAACGCTGATGTGCGCCTCCCTGCACTGTCCGCCCAACGTTCCATCATCACAAACAATGGCAAGTCTACGCAAAATGGTTCTCCCTTCGTTACACCCCGTGCGCCCGGCCCAGGTGTGAACGGGATTTATATGACGCCCAGACAGAATACAAGTAAAGGACATGGTAAGGACAATTGCTTTGGTAATATATTATACTTCAGTGAATTTTTGAGAGTTAATAAATTTGATCAGACAACATAAAGTTGCATTAAGTGTTAATTCCTATATTCCATTAAGAGCCGAACAGGCTTAACACTGtgttcttttttcatatttgccCTTTCTGAGATTGGGTCAATTACAGGCAAAAAAGTATAGAgaattaaatactttttactGGATAAAAAAACATGGTGTGGTTCAtttctcatttcttttaaaggtttgATAATTCACTTGAAGTAATGCATGATTTGAtgaagttttttgttttaaatgtctgtAATATAACACTATTTTATTTGGTACGAAAACTTTGATTATAGTCAAGTGAATTCCCTTTGACTTCAATACtttgatattaatatttctttgattatataaactcaaaaacatcaattataGATCGTGAACAtttgtttattctattttattagAATCtgtcatgttttgaatgtcaaGTTCAACGGGGTATTTAAACACTCAATGTGTAAAGAAGGCGTTAGGAGTGGAAAAAACTCGTAAACATGTTTGTGTGGAAAGAATTGCTTCATCGctcttgttcaaaatattttcattaaaacttaGACGTTTAATTATAgaagtaattatatttttctttcacgTAAATCagatatttggtatattttgatATGCTGAATAATTCAATGCCAGGTCAATAAGGAAATGTGAAATTAAACATTCTTAATTTGAAATCTTGATAACATTTTAATCGTTAAGGTCTTGGGGTACTAGTTCATAACATCCTGTAAAAAGGTTTTTGAAGTGAAAATActcattgtattttttgtttaaaatctgtTTGACATGACTTATTGCGAATGATTTCAAAATGATGGTtgcaaattttgacaaaaaaagcATGAAAATAGCGTTTCAGATGTTTTAAATAAGATTAGACCATAAACGGCATATTAGTTCTGAATGGTCGTAAGTTTTAAATGACGTTTGAATCAAGAGTCATGATTTTTAAGTGATAATGtattatatcaaattttaaagatattgtttgacatttttcactGTAAGCTATTGAATTATTAAATTCATTGTATAAGAATTGACTTCTAAATGGTTGATATtgtgaaattttgtaaatagtGAATTTATTCAGTGATAAGTTCGACttaattgtgataaatgattttttcaacCATTTAGGTAAATGAAAATTGGGTCACTTTGATTAAAGTATGAGTTCATTATGCTGATTTCAACAGGTCCAAAGTGATTAATTGCCCCATTCAATTCAAAGCTTCTTCTTGGCATTGTTAATTGCGCAGgtaatgttcattttaattttgcTGGACAGAAGAAGACATTAAAAGTAGTTTTCAATTGTTGAAAATGACATGTATGTAAATTGCTTCGCACTTAGTATTATATGGAAATCAATACGattgtttgtgtctataaaGACGAATTTTAGAAATTGACgcaaattattgtaatttttcgATTGACATTTTCAAGTaagcttttttgaaaatatatgatgtatttagatttaaacatgaaccatataattatatattctatTTTTGACTCATTTTTTGTCCAAACGTACAGTTTGAAACAATGCAGTATTCAAATTTTGACATTAATAAATAGCACTTAATCTTAAAAGCataatcaagaaaaaaatgaaagcacAAACATTCAGCACCAAACTATAATTTGTttattagttttgttaattgattatttctcaaGTTCATAAAATTCACAGACAAATTGATCGGCTATTGGCCTAGTTTGCTTTTTTATGATGATAAATAATCTCTATTGACAGTAATTTTCAGCCGTTATTGAACCAAGTTGAgtaactttaaaattttgtcccaatttatttaaaatgcaaacatatttatttttgtaagtctGCAAATCCTTTGATGTATTTTCCATATTAAAATTAACACTTACTGTAACTATTGTTGGCAAAAAAAGCAGGCACCTGACTAAGGTCTTGAAATGAAAGAATTGTCCTCTTTGTCAAGCTTTTATGGCAAAGGTAAGGCTTTCTTTAAATGGTCATTGTTGACTTATTTGAAAACGATGATTCACTTTATAAGTTTCTTGATACTGCCACGCCTGAAAATTATAGATTTTTGAATTGCTTTaaagattatatatttttatttctttggtcGGAAGTTTGTAATTGCTCTTCTCTAAAAGGGATTTGATCCTTGACTAAtgcaaaacaatgtaaaattaaattgatttcCTCAGATTGTAATAATCCATTTCAATTACTTGCTGTATTTCAGACCTTGGAAATCTTGGTTTCCAGTGTTTCGGTGTTGCGCCCAAGCCCCAGCAGACCCCCCGAGCCCAGGGTTTCGGGCACCACAATGCAGCAGCCTTTCTCAATCCCACCCACTCCCAGCAGCTGAATCTGCCCAACAGTCGCCTTGAGACAAGCACTCCCACACCCAGCGATATTTCCACGATTTCCGCTCGCAATGTTCATACTCCCCTTTCCATGATTTCGGGACAAGGATCAGACAGAAATCTTCACACACCGATAAGCCATGTAGATCGGCAGTTCCTTGAGCCAAATGCTCCACTCAAAGGTTGGAATCCTTACTCCGCTCTGCCAAATGTCCAGAATGGCAAAGACTCTGATAACATGTCAATTTCCGATAAGAATTCCATTGCAGAGCGTCCCCACCATGCCAGCTGGCATACACATGGTGTGGTTCCCAGCAGCGCAACAACACGTTATCAAACGAGTAGCAGTGGAACAAACTCACTGTCCCCACATAATCTCCCAATGGACATGTCGCCAACAGGCTCTACCGCTTTGGGCTCCAACTTCACAAACAGCCCGCGTCACTCTGCTCATATCCATTCCCGTGCCCAGAAGCGAGCCCATTCTTTGTCGCCGATTGGAGATGGTATGGACTTCACAAAACTTATCAGAGCATCACCGACATCTCTCGCTTGCATCAACAGTGCCGCAGTGAATGCCGGTGCGCCTCCACAAGTCCCACAAAATATGGCCAACTGCGGTCATTTCGGTCACTTGATTGCCCGAAGCCCACAGTCAGGATCAGCAAATTCTGGTCATCGTATGGGATTTTCCCAGCTTAAATCAGAGCCCGGTTTTGAGGTCAGCGATATTCAGGACTACTTCCAGGACATCGTTAGCAACCAGATGGTCATGCACCAGAATGAGGTTCCATACTGGGAACAGAAGGCGTACGCCGACATTCAGCAATTCGGGCGACCGCAGTTTAGCCTCCCACCAGAAAACACTGTACAGCCACCAGGTGTTAACGGGAACATGAGCGGTTACAGTCACAATATGAACGTGAATAACATGAGCCAGAATTTGAATCTTATGAACATGAACGACGGTATGCGACCTCCACCGTCGTACGATCAGGCCATCAACCAACATCCAGCAGGAATGATCAACGGTCAACAACAGTTTAGTGCCATGCAACCTCAGGCTAACAATATGAACTTGAATAACatgaacaatcttaataaccTGAACAATAACTTGAGCACAATGCACATGAACAATGAATCGGAATTTATTGAGGACGAGGCGGATGAGAACGGTGAAAAGCAGCACACTTGTCGATGGGTAGACTGTAACGTGATTTTCAAAGAGCAGGAAGAATTAGTGCGCCATCTTGAAAAATCTCATATAGATCAGCGGAAGGGCGAAGATTTTACGTGTTACTGGGCATCGTGTCAGAGACGTTATAAGCCATTTAATGCCCGATATAAGTTACTTATTCACATGCGGGTGCACAGCGGAGAAAAGCCAAATAAATGCACAGTGAGTAGTAGCAAATATTTTTGCCAATTTTATAACCAAAAATATATCACGAAATGTTATTATCGTGGCATGTATTCTTCATAGGAAAATGTTTTAAGAGATTAATAAAGAGATATCAGAGGGATTAATTTAACATGGATTAACAGaaaaagataacattttttatagaaaacacAATTTTACTTCCAAACATAGTTCTTTACATTTTCTTTGAGATGATAAGTTTGAATTTCACATAGTTGACGGAATAAATGGAAACAGTATAAGAAAtttttagtatttattattttaattgaaattatgaaGTCTGAAAATGGTCCAAAccattattaaaatatccttACTCTGCGAAACTGACGAATTGTAGATTAAGATCTGTTGAGcagttattgttattaatatgaaGTCTGTAAACAGTTCAAACTGCAATTAATTAATAGATTCAGAAGGAAATGTTGGTAATCAAAAAATTGTggtaagaatatatataaagcTTAGTTCAGTTTAC comes from the Mya arenaria isolate MELC-2E11 chromosome 13, ASM2691426v1 genome and includes:
- the LOC128213662 gene encoding zinc finger protein GLIS3-like encodes the protein MSRNNSRGQVGPGGGGGGIPSVRVQMETPQPNADVRLPALSAQRSIITNNGKSTQNGSPFVTPRAPGPGVNGIYMTPRQNTSKGHDLGNLGFQCFGVAPKPQQTPRAQGFGHHNAAAFLNPTHSQQLNLPNSRLETSTPTPSDISTISARNVHTPLSMISGQGSDRNLHTPISHVDRQFLEPNAPLKGWNPYSALPNVQNGKDSDNMSISDKNSIAERPHHASWHTHGVVPSSATTRYQTSSSGTNSLSPHNLPMDMSPTGSTALGSNFTNSPRHSAHIHSRAQKRAHSLSPIGDGMDFTKLIRASPTSLACINSAAVNAGAPPQVPQNMANCGHFGHLIARSPQSGSANSGHRMGFSQLKSEPGFEVSDIQDYFQDIVSNQMVMHQNEVPYWEQKAYADIQQFGRPQFSLPPENTVQPPGVNGNMSGYSHNMNVNNMSQNLNLMNMNDGMRPPPSYDQAINQHPAGMINGQQQFSAMQPQANNMNLNNMNNLNNLNNNLSTMHMNNESEFIEDEADENGEKQHTCRWVDCNVIFKEQEELVRHLEKSHIDQRKGEDFTCYWASCQRRYKPFNARYKLLIHMRVHSGEKPNKCTFEGCTKAFSRLENLKIHLRSHTGERPYVCQHGGCTKAFSNSSDRAKHQRTHLDTKPYACGVAGCNKRYTDPSSLRKHVKNHNQKDPAKKKMKREGELPTGMLGTCLTIQQLHTGNAENTQQGEIYPNYGLGGPSGMELSPINAQNSPMSQMEDSQGSTDMHAYSPAPPDMLNMSPGRRPHPHLRHPGMYQNMEMGMMQAPNPHAEKWYQQWVENGGEMPPMETKTDMPTPHAFALGNCRMQNVSWNPQMEEFGLPPDMQAGNGEFTFDGAYHIMSQEEAQQQFLQMNAVDRPVSRLSGIMADGTT